A window of the Pongo abelii isolate AG06213 chromosome 10, NHGRI_mPonAbe1-v2.0_pri, whole genome shotgun sequence genome harbors these coding sequences:
- the TAPBPL gene encoding tapasin-related protein isoform X3, with the protein MGTQEGWCLLLCLALSGAAETKPHPAERQWRAVDVVLDCFLAKDGGHRAALASSEDRARASLVLKQVPVLDDGSLEDFTDFQGGTLAQDDPPIIFEASVDLVQIPQAEALLHADCSGKEVTCEISRYFLQMKGTTVETEAWFMANVQVSGGGPSISMVMKTPRDAKNEALWHPTLNLPLSPQGTVRTAVEFQVMTQTQSLSFLLGSSASLDCGFSMAPGLDLISVEWRLQHKGRGQLVYSWTTGQGQAVRKGATLEPEQLGMARNASLTLPSLTIQDEGTYICQITTSLYRAQQIIQLNIQASPKVRLSLANEALLPTLICNIAGYYPLDVVVTWTREELGGSPAQVSGASFSSLRQSVAGTYSISSSLTAEPGSAGATYTCQVMHISLEEPLGASTQVVPPERRTALGVIFASSLFLLALLFLGLQRRQAASLRSVTLLPQSRKKE; encoded by the exons ATGGGCACACAGGAGGGCTGGTGCCTGCTGCTCTGCCTGGCTCTATCTGGAGCAGCAGAAACCA AGCCCCACCCAGCAGAGAGGCAGTGGCGGGCAGTGGACGTGGTCCTAGACTGCTTCCTGGCGAAGGACGGTGGGCACCGTGCAGCTCTCGCCAGCAGTGAGGACAGGGCGAGGGCCTCCCTCGTGCTGAAGCAGGTGCCAGTGCTGGACGATGGCTCCCTGGAGGACTTCACCGATTTCCAAGGGGGCACACTGGCCCAAGATGACCCACCTATTATCTTCGAGGCCTCAG TGGACCTGGTCCAGATTCCCCAGGCCGAGGCCTTGCTCCATGCTGACTGCAGTGGGAAGGAGGTGACCTGCGAGATCTCCCGCTACTTTCTCCAGATGAAAGGGACCACTGTGGAGACAGAAGCTTGGTTCATGGCCAACGTGCAGGTCTCTGGAGGGGGACCTAGCATCTCCATGGTGATGAAGACTCCCAGGGACGCCAAGAATGAGGCTCTCTGGCACCCGACGCTGAACTTGCCCCTGAGCCCCCAGGGGACTGTGCGAACTGcag TGGAGTTCCAGGTGATGACACAGACCCAATCCCTGAGCTTCCTGCTGGGGTCCTCAGCCTCCTTGGACTGTGGCTTCTCCATGGCACCGGGCTTGGACCTGATCAGTGTGGAGTGGCGACTGCAGCACAAGGGCAGGGGTCAGCTGGTGTACAGCTGGACCACAGGGCAGGGGCAGGCTGTGCGGAAGGGCGCTACCCTGGAGCCTGAGCAGCTGGGCATGGCCAGGAATGCCTCCCTCACCCTGCCCAGCCTCACTATACAGGACGAGGGGACCTACATTTGCCAGATCACCACCTCTCTGTACCGAGCTCAGCAGATCATCCAGCTCAACATCCAAG CTTCCCCTAAAGTACGACTGAGCTTGGCAAACGAAGCTCTGCTGCCCACCCTCATCTGCAACATTGCTGGCTATTATCCTCTGGATGTGGTGGTGACGTGGACCCGAGAGGAGCTGGGTGGATCCCCAGCCCAAGTCTCTGGTGCCTCCTTCTCCAGCCTCAGGCAAAGCGTGGCAGGCACCTACAGCATCTCCTCCTCTCTCACCGCAGAACCTGGCTCTGCAGGTGCCACTTACACCTGCCAGGTCATGCACATCTCTCTGGAGGAGCCCCTTGGGGCCAGCACCCAGGTTGTCCCACCAG AGCGGAGAACAGCCTTGGGAGTCATCTTTGCCAGCAGTCTCTTCCTTCTTGCACTGTTGTTCCTGGGGCTTCAGAGACGGCAAG CTGCCTCACTAAGGTCtgtcactctcctgcctcagagtaGAAAGAAAGAGTAG
- the CD27 gene encoding CD27 antigen isoform X1: MAQPHPWWLCVLGTLVGLSATPAPKSCPERHYWAQGKLCCQMCEPGTFLVKDCDQHRKAAQCDPCIPGVSFSPDHHTRPHCESCRHCNSGLLVRNCTITANAECACRNGWRCRDKECTECDPLPNPSLTARPSQALSPHPQPTHLPYVSEMLEARTAGHMQTLADFRQLPARTLSTHWPPQRSLCSSDFIRILVIFSGMFLVFTLAGALFLHQRRKYRSNKGERPVEPAEPCRYSCPREEEGSTIPIQEDYRKPEPASSP; encoded by the exons ATGGCACAGCCACATCCCTGGTGGCTGTGCGTTCTGGGGACCCTGGTGGGGCTCTCAGCTACTCCAGCCCCCAAGAGCTGCCCAGAGAGGCACTACTGGGCTCAGGGGAAGCTGTGCTGCCAGATGTGTGAGCCAG GAACATTCCTCGTCAAGGACTGTGACCAGCACAGAAAGGCTGCTCAGTGTGATCCTTGCATACCAGGGGTCTCCTTCTCTCCcgaccaccacacccggcctcactGTGAGAGCTGTCGGCACTGTAACTCCG GTCTTCTCGTTCGCAACTGCACCATCACTGCCAATGCTGAGTGTGCCTGTCGCAATGGCTGGCGGTGCAGGGACAAGGAGTGCACCGAGTGTGATCCTCTTCCAAACCCTTCGCTGACTGCTCGACCGTCTCAGGCCCTGAGCCCACACCCTCAGCCCACTCACTTACCTTATGTCAGTG AGATGCTGGAGGCCAGGACAGCTGGGCACATGCAGACTCTGGCTGACTTCAGGCAGCTGCCTGCCCGGACTCTCTCTACCCACTGGCCAC CCCAAAGATCCCTGTGCAGCTCAGATTTTATTCGCATCCTTGTGATCTTCTCCGGAATGTTCCTTGTTTTCACCCTGGCCGGAGCTCTGTTCCTCCATCAACGAAGGAAATACAGATCAA ACAAAGGAGAACGTCCTGTGGAGCCTGCAGAGCCTTGTCGTTACAGCTgccccagggaggaggagggcagcACCATCCCCATCCAGGAGGATTACCGAAAACCGGAGCCTGCCTCCTCCCCCTGA
- the VAMP1 gene encoding vesicle-associated membrane protein 1 isoform X2, which yields MSAPAQPPAEGTEGTAPGGGPPGPPPNLTSNRRLQQTQAQVEEVVDIMRVNVDKVLERDQKLSELDDRADALQAGASQFESSAAKLKRKYWWKNCKMMIMLGAICAIIVVVIVSESNVGRDHRAQES from the exons AT GTCTGCTCCAGCTCAGCCACCTGCTGAAGGGACAGAAGGGACTGCCCCAGGTGGGGGTCCCCCTGGCCCTCCTCCTAACCTGACCAGTAACAGACGACTACAGCAAACCCAGGCACAAGTGGAGGAG GTGGTGGACATCATGCGTGTGAACGTGGACAAGGTCCTGGAGAGGGACCAGAAGCTGTCAGAGCTGGATGACCGAGCTGATGCCTTGCAGGCAGGAGCATCACAATTTGAGAGCAGTGCTGCAAAGCTAAAGAGGAAGTATTGGTGGAAAAACTGCAAG ATGATGATCATGCTGGGAGCCATCTGTGCCATCATCGTGGTAGTTATTGTAA GTGAGAGCAACGTGGGCAGGGATCATCGTGCACAGGAATCATGA
- the VAMP1 gene encoding vesicle-associated membrane protein 1 isoform X3, with product MSAPAQPPAEGTEGTAPGGGPPGPPPNLTSNRRLQQTQAQVEEVVDIMRVNVDKVLERDQKLSELDDRADALQAGASQFESSAAKLKRKYWWKNCKMMIMLGAICAIIVVVIVSLE from the exons AT GTCTGCTCCAGCTCAGCCACCTGCTGAAGGGACAGAAGGGACTGCCCCAGGTGGGGGTCCCCCTGGCCCTCCTCCTAACCTGACCAGTAACAGACGACTACAGCAAACCCAGGCACAAGTGGAGGAG GTGGTGGACATCATGCGTGTGAACGTGGACAAGGTCCTGGAGAGGGACCAGAAGCTGTCAGAGCTGGATGACCGAGCTGATGCCTTGCAGGCAGGAGCATCACAATTTGAGAGCAGTGCTGCAAAGCTAAAGAGGAAGTATTGGTGGAAAAACTGCAAG ATGATGATCATGCTGGGAGCCATCTGTGCCATCATCGTGGTAGTTATTGTAA GTTtggaataa
- the TAPBPL gene encoding tapasin-related protein isoform X1: MGTQEGWCLLLCLALSGAAETKPHPAERQWRAVDVVLDCFLAKDGGHRAALASSEDRARASLVLKQVPVLDDGSLEDFTDFQGGTLAQDDPPIIFEASVDLVQIPQAEALLHADCSGKEVTCEISRYFLQMKGTTVETEAWFMANVQVSGGGPSISMVMKTPRDAKNEALWHPTLNLPLSPQGTVRTAVEFQVMTQTQSLSFLLGSSASLDCGFSMAPGLDLISVEWRLQHKGRGQLVYSWTTGQGQAVRKGATLEPEQLGMARNASLTLPSLTIQDEGTYICQITTSLYRAQQIIQLNIQASPKVRLSLANEALLPTLICNIAGYYPLDVVVTWTREELGGSPAQVSGASFSSLRQSVAGTYSISSSLTAEPGSAGATYTCQVMHISLEEPLGASTQVVPPERRTALGVIFASSLFLLALLFLGLQRRQDSSQDLHGAPFCLVPGVLGFRRHSNRDTDSGYLTN; this comes from the exons ATGGGCACACAGGAGGGCTGGTGCCTGCTGCTCTGCCTGGCTCTATCTGGAGCAGCAGAAACCA AGCCCCACCCAGCAGAGAGGCAGTGGCGGGCAGTGGACGTGGTCCTAGACTGCTTCCTGGCGAAGGACGGTGGGCACCGTGCAGCTCTCGCCAGCAGTGAGGACAGGGCGAGGGCCTCCCTCGTGCTGAAGCAGGTGCCAGTGCTGGACGATGGCTCCCTGGAGGACTTCACCGATTTCCAAGGGGGCACACTGGCCCAAGATGACCCACCTATTATCTTCGAGGCCTCAG TGGACCTGGTCCAGATTCCCCAGGCCGAGGCCTTGCTCCATGCTGACTGCAGTGGGAAGGAGGTGACCTGCGAGATCTCCCGCTACTTTCTCCAGATGAAAGGGACCACTGTGGAGACAGAAGCTTGGTTCATGGCCAACGTGCAGGTCTCTGGAGGGGGACCTAGCATCTCCATGGTGATGAAGACTCCCAGGGACGCCAAGAATGAGGCTCTCTGGCACCCGACGCTGAACTTGCCCCTGAGCCCCCAGGGGACTGTGCGAACTGcag TGGAGTTCCAGGTGATGACACAGACCCAATCCCTGAGCTTCCTGCTGGGGTCCTCAGCCTCCTTGGACTGTGGCTTCTCCATGGCACCGGGCTTGGACCTGATCAGTGTGGAGTGGCGACTGCAGCACAAGGGCAGGGGTCAGCTGGTGTACAGCTGGACCACAGGGCAGGGGCAGGCTGTGCGGAAGGGCGCTACCCTGGAGCCTGAGCAGCTGGGCATGGCCAGGAATGCCTCCCTCACCCTGCCCAGCCTCACTATACAGGACGAGGGGACCTACATTTGCCAGATCACCACCTCTCTGTACCGAGCTCAGCAGATCATCCAGCTCAACATCCAAG CTTCCCCTAAAGTACGACTGAGCTTGGCAAACGAAGCTCTGCTGCCCACCCTCATCTGCAACATTGCTGGCTATTATCCTCTGGATGTGGTGGTGACGTGGACCCGAGAGGAGCTGGGTGGATCCCCAGCCCAAGTCTCTGGTGCCTCCTTCTCCAGCCTCAGGCAAAGCGTGGCAGGCACCTACAGCATCTCCTCCTCTCTCACCGCAGAACCTGGCTCTGCAGGTGCCACTTACACCTGCCAGGTCATGCACATCTCTCTGGAGGAGCCCCTTGGGGCCAGCACCCAGGTTGTCCCACCAG AGCGGAGAACAGCCTTGGGAGTCATCTTTGCCAGCAGTCTCTTCCTTCTTGCACTGTTGTTCCTGGGGCTTCAGAGACGGCAAG ATTCATCACAGGACCTGCATGGAGCTCCTTTTTGCTTAGTTCCTGGTGTCTTGGGCTTTAGAAGGCATTCCAATAGAGACACAGACTCTGGATATTTAACCAATTAG
- the TAPBPL gene encoding tapasin-related protein encodes MKGTTVETEAWFMANVQVSGGGPSISMVMKTPRDAKNEALWHPTLNLPLSPQGTVRTAVEFQVMTQTQSLSFLLGSSASLDCGFSMAPGLDLISVEWRLQHKGRGQLVYSWTTGQGQAVRKGATLEPEQLGMARNASLTLPSLTIQDEGTYICQITTSLYRAQQIIQLNIQASPKVRLSLANEALLPTLICNIAGYYPLDVVVTWTREELGGSPAQVSGASFSSLRQSVAGTYSISSSLTAEPGSAGATYTCQVMHISLEEPLGASTQVVPPERRTALGVIFASSLFLLALLFLGLQRRQAPTRVGLLQAERWKTTSCADTQSSSP; translated from the exons ATGAAAGGGACCACTGTGGAGACAGAAGCTTGGTTCATGGCCAACGTGCAGGTCTCTGGAGGGGGACCTAGCATCTCCATGGTGATGAAGACTCCCAGGGACGCCAAGAATGAGGCTCTCTGGCACCCGACGCTGAACTTGCCCCTGAGCCCCCAGGGGACTGTGCGAACTGcag TGGAGTTCCAGGTGATGACACAGACCCAATCCCTGAGCTTCCTGCTGGGGTCCTCAGCCTCCTTGGACTGTGGCTTCTCCATGGCACCGGGCTTGGACCTGATCAGTGTGGAGTGGCGACTGCAGCACAAGGGCAGGGGTCAGCTGGTGTACAGCTGGACCACAGGGCAGGGGCAGGCTGTGCGGAAGGGCGCTACCCTGGAGCCTGAGCAGCTGGGCATGGCCAGGAATGCCTCCCTCACCCTGCCCAGCCTCACTATACAGGACGAGGGGACCTACATTTGCCAGATCACCACCTCTCTGTACCGAGCTCAGCAGATCATCCAGCTCAACATCCAAG CTTCCCCTAAAGTACGACTGAGCTTGGCAAACGAAGCTCTGCTGCCCACCCTCATCTGCAACATTGCTGGCTATTATCCTCTGGATGTGGTGGTGACGTGGACCCGAGAGGAGCTGGGTGGATCCCCAGCCCAAGTCTCTGGTGCCTCCTTCTCCAGCCTCAGGCAAAGCGTGGCAGGCACCTACAGCATCTCCTCCTCTCTCACCGCAGAACCTGGCTCTGCAGGTGCCACTTACACCTGCCAGGTCATGCACATCTCTCTGGAGGAGCCCCTTGGGGCCAGCACCCAGGTTGTCCCACCAG AGCGGAGAACAGCCTTGGGAGTCATCTTTGCCAGCAGTCTCTTCCTTCTTGCACTGTTGTTCCTGGGGCTTCAGAGACGGCAAG CACCTACAAGAGTTGGGCTGCTTCAGGCTGAACGCTGGAAGACCACTTCCTGTGCTGACACACAGAGCTCGTCTCCATGA
- the CD27 gene encoding CD27 antigen isoform X2, with the protein MAQPHPWWLCVLGTLVGLSATPAPKSCPERHYWAQGKLCCQMCEPGTFLVKDCDQHRKAAQCDPCIPGVSFSPDHHTRPHCESCRHCNSGEKLRPVYTRIAGFKVAPLNKCSLARHFLPPGLLVRNCTITANAECACRNGWRCRDKECTECDPLPNPSLTARPSQALSPHPQPTHLPYVSEMLEARTAGHMQTLADFRQLPARTLSTHWPPQRSLCSSDFIRILVIFSGMFLVFTLAGALFLHQRRKYRSNKGERPVEPAEPCRYSCPREEEGSTIPIQEDYRKPEPASSP; encoded by the exons ATGGCACAGCCACATCCCTGGTGGCTGTGCGTTCTGGGGACCCTGGTGGGGCTCTCAGCTACTCCAGCCCCCAAGAGCTGCCCAGAGAGGCACTACTGGGCTCAGGGGAAGCTGTGCTGCCAGATGTGTGAGCCAG GAACATTCCTCGTCAAGGACTGTGACCAGCACAGAAAGGCTGCTCAGTGTGATCCTTGCATACCAGGGGTCTCCTTCTCTCCcgaccaccacacccggcctcactGTGAGAGCTGTCGGCACTGTAACTCCGGTGAG AAACTACGGCCAGTATACACTAGAATAGCAGGCTTTAAAGTGGCCCCTTTGAACAAATGTTCTCTAGCAAGACACTT TCTTCCCCCAGGTCTTCTCGTTCGCAACTGCACCATCACTGCCAATGCTGAGTGTGCCTGTCGCAATGGCTGGCGGTGCAGGGACAAGGAGTGCACCGAGTGTGATCCTCTTCCAAACCCTTCGCTGACTGCTCGACCGTCTCAGGCCCTGAGCCCACACCCTCAGCCCACTCACTTACCTTATGTCAGTG AGATGCTGGAGGCCAGGACAGCTGGGCACATGCAGACTCTGGCTGACTTCAGGCAGCTGCCTGCCCGGACTCTCTCTACCCACTGGCCAC CCCAAAGATCCCTGTGCAGCTCAGATTTTATTCGCATCCTTGTGATCTTCTCCGGAATGTTCCTTGTTTTCACCCTGGCCGGAGCTCTGTTCCTCCATCAACGAAGGAAATACAGATCAA ACAAAGGAGAACGTCCTGTGGAGCCTGCAGAGCCTTGTCGTTACAGCTgccccagggaggaggagggcagcACCATCCCCATCCAGGAGGATTACCGAAAACCGGAGCCTGCCTCCTCCCCCTGA
- the VAMP1 gene encoding vesicle-associated membrane protein 1 isoform X1, which translates to MSAPAQPPAEGTEGTAPGGGPPGPPPNLTSNRRLQQTQAQVEEVVDIMRVNVDKVLERDQKLSELDDRADALQAGASQFESSAAKLKRKYWWKNCKMMIMLGAICAIIVVVIVTPGTTVQEGRDCWQR; encoded by the exons AT GTCTGCTCCAGCTCAGCCACCTGCTGAAGGGACAGAAGGGACTGCCCCAGGTGGGGGTCCCCCTGGCCCTCCTCCTAACCTGACCAGTAACAGACGACTACAGCAAACCCAGGCACAAGTGGAGGAG GTGGTGGACATCATGCGTGTGAACGTGGACAAGGTCCTGGAGAGGGACCAGAAGCTGTCAGAGCTGGATGACCGAGCTGATGCCTTGCAGGCAGGAGCATCACAATTTGAGAGCAGTGCTGCAAAGCTAAAGAGGAAGTATTGGTGGAAAAACTGCAAG ATGATGATCATGCTGGGAGCCATCTGTGCCATCATCGTGGTAGTTATTGTAA CCCCAGGAACAACAGTGCAAGAAGGAAGAGACTGCTGGCAAAGATGA
- the TAPBPL gene encoding tapasin-related protein isoform X2 yields MGTQEGWCLLLCLALSGAAETKPHPAERQWRAVDVVLDCFLAKDGGHRAALASSEDRARASLVLKQVPVLDDGSLEDFTDFQGGTLAQDDPPIIFEASVDLVQIPQAEALLHADCSGKEVTCEISRYFLQMKGTTVETEAWFMANVQVSGGGPSISMVMKTPRDAKNEALWHPTLNLPLSPQGTVRTAVEFQVMTQTQSLSFLLGSSASLDCGFSMAPGLDLISVEWRLQHKGRGQLVYSWTTGQGQAVRKGATLEPEQLGMARNASLTLPSLTIQDEGTYICQITTSLYRAQQIIQLNIQASPKVRLSLANEALLPTLICNIAGYYPLDVVVTWTREELGGSPAQVSGASFSSLRQSVAGTYSISSSLTAEPGSAGATYTCQVMHISLEEPLGASTQVVPPERRTALGVIFASSLFLLALLFLGLQRRQAPTRVGLLQAERWKTTSCADTQSSSP; encoded by the exons ATGGGCACACAGGAGGGCTGGTGCCTGCTGCTCTGCCTGGCTCTATCTGGAGCAGCAGAAACCA AGCCCCACCCAGCAGAGAGGCAGTGGCGGGCAGTGGACGTGGTCCTAGACTGCTTCCTGGCGAAGGACGGTGGGCACCGTGCAGCTCTCGCCAGCAGTGAGGACAGGGCGAGGGCCTCCCTCGTGCTGAAGCAGGTGCCAGTGCTGGACGATGGCTCCCTGGAGGACTTCACCGATTTCCAAGGGGGCACACTGGCCCAAGATGACCCACCTATTATCTTCGAGGCCTCAG TGGACCTGGTCCAGATTCCCCAGGCCGAGGCCTTGCTCCATGCTGACTGCAGTGGGAAGGAGGTGACCTGCGAGATCTCCCGCTACTTTCTCCAGATGAAAGGGACCACTGTGGAGACAGAAGCTTGGTTCATGGCCAACGTGCAGGTCTCTGGAGGGGGACCTAGCATCTCCATGGTGATGAAGACTCCCAGGGACGCCAAGAATGAGGCTCTCTGGCACCCGACGCTGAACTTGCCCCTGAGCCCCCAGGGGACTGTGCGAACTGcag TGGAGTTCCAGGTGATGACACAGACCCAATCCCTGAGCTTCCTGCTGGGGTCCTCAGCCTCCTTGGACTGTGGCTTCTCCATGGCACCGGGCTTGGACCTGATCAGTGTGGAGTGGCGACTGCAGCACAAGGGCAGGGGTCAGCTGGTGTACAGCTGGACCACAGGGCAGGGGCAGGCTGTGCGGAAGGGCGCTACCCTGGAGCCTGAGCAGCTGGGCATGGCCAGGAATGCCTCCCTCACCCTGCCCAGCCTCACTATACAGGACGAGGGGACCTACATTTGCCAGATCACCACCTCTCTGTACCGAGCTCAGCAGATCATCCAGCTCAACATCCAAG CTTCCCCTAAAGTACGACTGAGCTTGGCAAACGAAGCTCTGCTGCCCACCCTCATCTGCAACATTGCTGGCTATTATCCTCTGGATGTGGTGGTGACGTGGACCCGAGAGGAGCTGGGTGGATCCCCAGCCCAAGTCTCTGGTGCCTCCTTCTCCAGCCTCAGGCAAAGCGTGGCAGGCACCTACAGCATCTCCTCCTCTCTCACCGCAGAACCTGGCTCTGCAGGTGCCACTTACACCTGCCAGGTCATGCACATCTCTCTGGAGGAGCCCCTTGGGGCCAGCACCCAGGTTGTCCCACCAG AGCGGAGAACAGCCTTGGGAGTCATCTTTGCCAGCAGTCTCTTCCTTCTTGCACTGTTGTTCCTGGGGCTTCAGAGACGGCAAG CACCTACAAGAGTTGGGCTGCTTCAGGCTGAACGCTGGAAGACCACTTCCTGTGCTGACACACAGAGCTCGTCTCCATGA